The window CCTTCGACGAGCTCGGCGCGGTGGGCGTGCAGATCTACACGCACGTCAACGGCGGGCCGATGGACCAGGAGCGGTTCTTCCCGTTCTACGAGGCGGTGGCCGCACGCGGCGACAAGATGATCCAGGTCCATCCCTGCCGCGACTCCAGCTGGTCCGACTACAAGACCGAGGCGCGCTCGAAGTTCGAGATCTGGTGGACGTTGGGCTGGGAGTACGACCTGTCGGCGTTCATGTCCCGGCTCGTGTTCTCCGGGGTGTTCGAGAGGCTGCCCGACATCAAGATCCTCATCCACCACGGCGGCGCGATGATCCCCCACTTCGCGGGCCGGATCGGGCCGGGATGGGATCAGCTCGGCTCACGCACCCCCGCCGATCAGGCGGAGGACATCGAGGGGTATCCCCTCACCGAGCGCCCCATCGACGCGTTCCGCCGCTTCTACGTCGACACCGCCTACTTCGGCGCCGGCGACGCGATGCGCACCGCCATCAAGTTCTTCGGCGTCGATCACACGCTGTTCGCCAGCGACACCCCCTTCGACCCCGAGAAGGGTCCCGGATACATCCGCTCCACGATCGCCAACCTCGAGGAGATGGACATCATCGACGACGCCGACCGGGCCGAGATCTACCACGGCAACGTGTCGCGTCTGCTGGGGCTCTGACACCCGCACCACCCGACCGAGCTTCCGCTCACACAGAAAGAGGCAGACAATGACGTTCCTGACCCTCCGCCGGACCGCCGCCCTGGCCGCGGCCGCACTGATGACGCTCTCCCTCGCGGCCTGCGCGGGCGCCGCCGAACCCGCGGGCGGTGACGAGACGGGCGCTCCGGAGAAGGCGAATCTGACCATCGCCATCAACCCGTCCTCGCAGTTCGCACCGCTGTACTACGGGATCGAGGAGGGCATCTTCGAGAAGCACGGGCTCACTCTCGAGATCACCCCGCAGACGGATGTCGCCTCGATCGTCTCGGGCGTCGCCAGCGGGACCTACGACTTCGGCTTCGCCACCGTGGTGCACGTGCTCACCGCGAACGCGAACGGCATTCCGCTGCGCGCGGTGTCGACGATCGAGGGGCAGATCCAGCCCGACGACGAGGGGACGATCACGATCGCCTCACCCACCTCCGGGATCACCGACTACGGCGATCTCGAGGGCAAGCGCGTCGCCACCGTCGGACTGTCGTCCCACAACACGCTGACGCTGTGGGAGCTGGCGAGCCGCGACGGCGTGGATGCGAGCTCGATCGAGCTCGTGCAGATGCCCTTCGGTCAGATGGCGGCAGCTCTCGCCAACGGCGATGTCGATGCGGCGGTCATGCAGTGGCCGTTCGCGGCCGACGCGCTCTCGGCCGGCGGTGTGACGCTCGGCTACAACAACCGTGAGATCTTCAACGGCGCGGCGACGACGCTCTTCAACACGTCGCAGTCGTTCATCGACCAGAACCCGAAGACCGTGCGAGCGTTCTCGGACGCGATGATCGAGTCGATCGAAGGCGCGTCGGCGGACGAGGATGCGGCCCGCTCCGCGCTGGAGAAGGGGATGGGCGTCACCGCCGAGCAGGCGGCCGCCGCGCGCTGGAACATCGGCGGCGACCCCCACCTGACCGTCACCGGATTCGAGACGGCGCGCGATCTGCTCGTCAAGTTCGGTACCGACCAGTCCCTGACCGACGCCCTGAAGAACCTGGACGTCGACTCGGTGGTCTGGCCCGGCGCATTGGAGAACTGACGTGACGTCGCACTCCTTCCCCACCCGTGAGGGCGGCGGCGGATGAGGGGCGTAGCGCGCGAGCGCGGCCTCGCCGTGGTGCTGCCGCTGCTGGCCGTGGCGATCGTGCTCACCGCCTGGCAGCTGGCGACATCGACGGCGCTGGTGAGCCCGACGCAGTTCCCCTCCATGACGGACTCGATCGCGGCGCTCCTGCAGGAGCTCACGACGCCGCGACTATGGTCCGCCGTGGGGGCGACGCTCATCGGTTGGTTCTTCGGCATGGTCATCACGATCACCCTGGGCCTGGTGGTGGGCACGGCGCTGGCACACAGTGACATCGCCCGCCAAAGCGCGGCGCCCGTGATCGAGACGTTCAAGGCAATCCCCGCGATCGCCGTGCTCCCGCTCGTGATCCTCGTCGCCGGCTCCACCCTGCCGATGAAGGTCTTCCTCATCTGCTTCGCCGCCTTCTGGCCGTTCGTCATCCAGGTGATCTACGGCGTCCGCTCGATGGATCCCGTCGTCGCGGACACCGCGAAGGCGCTCGGCGTGCGCGGCATCCGGCGGTTCCTCGTGGTCAGCATCCCGAGCGCGTCGCCGTACCTCGTCACCGGGATGCGGATCGCCTCCGCGCAGGCGCTCATCCTGGCGGTGGTCGCGGAGATCGTGGGCGGCGCCGCGGGCGTCGGGCGCAACATCCTGCTCGCGGAGAACGCCGGGGTGAGCGCCTACCCCACGATGTACGCGTACATCATCGTCGCGGGATTGCTGGGCATCGCTCTCACCGGAGCGTTCTTCCTTCTCGAGAAGCGGTTGATGCACTGGCACGAGTCGCAGCGCAACATGCGGCTCGAGGCGAAGGGGGCGCGCGCATGAGCCGGCTGACCACCAGCACCGTTCCCGTCCCACGGCGCCGCTCGGGACCGTTCGCCTCACGCCTCGTCGGGGTGCTGCTCGCGCTGTGGCTGCCCGTCGTCCTCATCGCGGTGTGGTGGTTCGTCTCTGCCGGCAGCACGTCGCCGTTCTTTCCGCCGCTGTCGCGGATCGTGCAGGAGACCTGGAACCAGTGGGTCGTCTACGGCGCATGGACGAACCTCATCGCCAGCGTGCGAAACCTCATCCTGGGCTACCTCGCGGGTGTGATCATCGGCCTGGTCGGCGGCACCGTGCTGTGGCGGTGGCGACGGGTGCGCCAGGCGGCGAACCCGCTGATCTACTTCCTCTACGTCCTGCCCGCACCGGCTCTGCTGCCGGCGATGATCGCGATCTTCGGGATCGGCGAGATGCGGCAGATCGCGCTCATCGCGCTGGGTTCCATCTGGCCCACGCTGCTGAACACGCTGGACGGCATGCGCGGAATCTCCGGCACGGCGTTCGACACCGCCCGCGTGCTGCGCCTCGGTGGGATCCGCACGTTCTTCCGCGTCGTGCTGCCCGCCGCAGCACCGCAGATCGCCGCGGGGATGCGGGCGAGCCTCACCATCGCCATCGTGCTGATGGTCGTGAGCGAGATGGTCGCCGCCCGCTCGGGCATCGGCTACTTCATCCTGCAGGCGCAGGCGGAGTTCGCGATCGTGAAGATGTGGACCGGCATCCTCGTCCTCGCGCTGCTCGGCACTGTCCTGAACTACCTCTTCGTCGTCGTCGAGCGCCGCGCGCTGCGCTGGTACTACCGCTCGCGGGCCGCGAACGGATCCTAAGGAGGATCGATGTCCCACCCCACATCCACCGTCCCCGTCCTCGAGGTCGAAGGACTGCGAAAGACCTACAACGAGGGCACCGACCAGGCCAACACCGCCGTCGCCGACGTCAGCTTCGAGGTCGCCAAGGGCGAGCTGGTCTGCATCGTCGGGCCCAGCGGCGCAGGAAAGACGACGCTGCTGCGCTGCATCTCCGGACTCGCCTCTCCCAGCGGCGGCGAGGTGCGCTTCGAGGGCGACCGCCTCACCGACGTGCCCGCCGAGCTCGGCCTCGTCTTCCAGGACTACAGCCGCTCGCTCTATCCGTGGATGACGAACGCGAAGAACGTCGCCATCCCCCTCGCCGCGCGCGGCGTGGGGCGACGGGAACGCGAGCGACGCGCGGAGGAGGTGTTGGAGAGCGTGGGCCTCGCGCACGTGGGCAAGAAGTACCCGTGGGAGCTGTCGGGAGGCATGCAGCAGCGGGTCGCCATCGCCCGGGCCCTGTCGTACCGCCCCGAGCTCCTTCTCATGGACGAGCCGTTCGCGTCGGTCGACGCACAGACCCGGTTCGACCTCGAGGATCTCGTCCTTCGGGTGCGCAACGAACTCGGGATCACGGTCGTCGTGGTCACCCACGACATCGACGAGGCGATCTACCTGAGCGATCGGATCGTCGTGCTCTCGAAGAATCCGAGCGTGGTCCGCGAAGTCGTTCCGGTGCCCCTCGGTCGCACCCGCGACCAGGTGCGCACCCGCGCCAGTGAACAGTTCCTCGGCCTTCGCGCGCATCTCCTCTCGCTCGTCATGCCGTCGTCCGCGGGGGCTCTCTCGTGAGCGGCCCCGGCATCGTCGCGGCGTTCCCCGTCGTCGACGCGCACAGCCCGGTCGAGCTCGGGCACCTCATCGACGCAGAGGAGCGCGCGGGAGGCACCCGCATCGAGGTGCGCAACCCCGCACGCGTCGCCGAGACCGTCGGCGTCGTCTTCGACGGCGGCGCGGCCGAGGTGACCGCGGCGGTGGATGCGGCGGCGCACGCGGCCGCATCCTGGTCCCGCTCCGACATCGCGGATCGTGAACGTCTGCTGCGCCGCGCCGCAGACGTGATCGACGAGCACGCCGATCGTCTGGCGGTCCTGACGGCAAGGGAGAACGGATCGCCGCTCGCGACCGTCCGCGCCGAGACCGGCGCCGCCGCGACCGTGTTCCGCGCGATCGCCGACGCCGTCGCCGAGCGTCTCGAACCGGAGCTGCATCGCCGCGGCGCCGACGACGCCTATGTACGGGTCGAGCGTCGAGGGTTCGGGGTGGTCGGCTGCATCGTGCCGTGGAACGCCCCGCTCGTGCTCACCGCCAACAAGATCGCGCCCGCGATCGCCGCCGGCAACGCGGTCGTGGTCAAGCCCTCGCCCACGTCTCCGCTGGGTGTGACGGTGCTTGCGCGCCTGGTCGGCGCCGTCTTCCCCCCGGGTGTCGTCTCGGTGGTCAACGGGACGGCCGCAGCCGTCGAGGCTCTGATCGACGACCCGCGGGTGGGCAAGGTGTCCTTCACCGGAGGCGGGCAGACCGCTCGCCACGTGCTGGCGCGGGCCGCGGCGGCGCTGAAGCCCGTTCATCTGGAGCTGGGGGGCAACGATCCCGCCATCGTGCTGGCGGACGCGGATCTGACCCGCGCCGCGGAGGGGATCGTCGCCTCCGCCTACCGCCGCGCCGGCCAGGTCTGCTTCGCGGTCAAGCGCGTCTACGTGCCGCGCGGACAGCATGCGGAGCTCTCCGCGCTTCTGGCGGAGCGCATCGACGGGATGCGCGTGGGCGAGTCGCTGCATCCGGAGACGACCATGGGCCCGCTCAACAACGCCGCGCAGCTGGAACGCGTGCGCGGGATCGTCGAACGCACCCGCGCGGCAGGCCGCGAGGTGCGTGAGCTGGGCCGCCCGGTGTCCCCGGGCGAATGGGACGGCGGCCACTTCCTGCTCCCCCACCTCGTGACCGACGCGCGCCAGGAGGACGAGCTGGTGCGGGACGAGCAGTTCGGACCGGTGCTACCGGTGATCGCCTACGACGACGTCGCGCAGGCCGTCACCTGGGCCAACGACACCCCCTTCGGCCTGGCCTCATCCGTCTGGTCGAGCGATCCGGTCGCGAGTGCGGCCGTGGCCCGCGAGATCGAAGCCGGGGTCACCTTCGTGAACAGCCACCTGTTCTCACCCGAAGGCTCGCGCTGGATCCCCTTCGGCGGCTGGAAGCAGAGCGGCATGGGCTGGGAGGGCTCACCCCACGGTATCGACGAGTATCTCCGCTTCCACAGCGTCGACGGTCACGTCCTCACCGGAAGTCGCTCATGACGGCGACCGCCGCCGCCATGCTGGTGGACACCCTGCGCAGGGCCGGTGTCGAGCACGTGTTCGCCAACCTCGGCAGCGACCATCCGGCCCTCATCGAGGCGCTCGCCGCGGATCGCGCGCGCGGCGAACGCGTTCCCCGGGTCATCGTCTGCCCGCACGAATACACGGCGCTGAGCGCCGCGCACGGCTACGCCCTCGCCACGGGACGCCCGCAGGCGGTCTTCGTCCACACGGATGTGGGGACGGCGAATCTCGGCGGCGCGGTGCACAACGCGGCCCGCGCGCGTGTGCCCGTCCTGATCTTCGCGGGACTCACGCCGTACACCCTCGAAGGCGAGGAACAAGGGGGCCGCGACACCCACGTGACCTTCCTCCAGGACGTCCCCGATCAACACGCGCTGGTGCGCCCGTACGCGAAGTGGTCGTACGACCTGCGCACCGCGGCGAACGTCCCGCAGGTCGTGCTCCGCGCTCTGCAGCTCACGTGCAGCAGCCCGGCGGGCCCTGTGTATCTCACGGCCGCGCGGGAAGTGCTCGCCCAGAGCGCCCCGGCTCCGGCGACCGCCGTCGAGCGCTGGCCGCGCATCGCACCCGCCGCCGCCGGCGCGGATGCCGTCCGTTCGGTCGTCGACGCGCTCGCGGGCGCCTCCCGCGCGACGATCGTCACGACCTCCGTCGGCCGGGACCCGGATGCGGTCGCCCGCCTCGTGGCGCTCGCGGAGAGATGGGGCATCGGGGTCGTCGAGTACAACGCGGAGGTGCTGAGCTTCCCGCACGATCACCCCCTGCACCTGGGCGACACCCCCGCCGCGGCGGTGGAGGCATCCGACGTCCTGATCGTGCTGGACGCGGACGTGCCGTGGATCCCCGCCGCCGTACACCCCGACCCCGACGCCCGCATCTTCGTGGTGGGCGACGACCCGCTCCAGGAGCGCATCCCCCTCTGGTACCTGCCGGCCGAGGCACTCATCCGCGCCGACGCGGTCACGTTCCTCGACCAACTGCTGGAGCACGCGCCCGATGCCGCTCAGGCGCACGCCGCCCGGACCCGCCGCGAGAGCGTGGCAGCCGAGGCCAGCCGCGCCCGCGCCGAGCGGGACGAGCGCATCGCGGCGGACGTCGCCGAGCGGCGCCTGTCGGCGGGCAGCGTCGGCGCCACCCTGGCGCGGCTGATCGACGCGGAGACGATCGTCGTCAACGAGGCCATCACCGCGGCGCCGGACATCTGGCGGTCCCTGCCTCGGACGCTGCCGGGCACGGTGTTCGGCAACCGGGGAACGTCGCTCGGCTGGTCGGGCGGCGGGGCCCTCGGCCTCAAGCTCGCCGAACCCGACCGCCGCGTCGTCAGCATCGTCGGCGACGGCACGTTCTACTTCAGCGCGCCCTCCTCCGCCGCATCCGTCGCCGCGCGCTACGGTCTCGCGACGCTCACCGTCATCCTCGACAACGGCGGCTGGAACGCGACCAGGCGCAACGCCGTGCGTCAGTACCCGGAAGGCGTCGCCCAGCGTGATGAGCGGTTCTGGGTAGGGCTCGGGCGCGAAGCCGACCTGCCCGGTGTCGCCCGCGCCGCGGGGGGCGGCTGGGCGGCGACGGTCACGGACTTCGACGACCTGGAGGACACCCTGCGCACAGCGCTCGGCCACGTCGACAGTGGCGTGGCCGCCACGGTCGCCGTGCGTCTGCCGGACATCTCCACGCACGACATCGACGAGCCGGCTGCCGCCGCAGAGAGGATCTCCCTTCCATGAACGCCGACGCACACCGCCCGCCGTATCTGCGCATCGCGACGGAGGAGGCCTGGGCGCCGCCCGAGGCGATCGCGCTGTACCGCGACCACCTCGCGCGCCGCGACCTCGACGATGTCGGCTTCAACAGCCTCATGGGCTACTTCCTGAACTCGCCGCATCCACAGCCGCGAGCGGTGGTGGAGCGCCTGCAGGATGCGGCCGAGCGACGCATCGCCGACATGGATGCGACCGGCATCGACCATCAGGTGCTCGCCCTGACCTCTCCCGGCACGCAGGTGCTGCCGGCAGACGAGGCCGTGGCGCTGGCGCAGACCGCCAACGCCCGCCTCGGTGAGATCTGCCAGGCGCGCCCGGGGCGCTTCTCCGGACTGGGAACGGTGTCGTTCACGGATGCCGCGACGGATGTGGCGGAGCTGCGCCGCGCGGTCGGAGAGCACGGGCTGAAGGGTCTGATGCTGAACGACCACGTGCGCGGCGACCACATCGACCACCCGCGCTTCGCTCCGCTGCTGCGCGAGCTGGAGGATCTCGACGTGCCGCTGTACCTGCATCCGGGCACACCCCCGAACGCCATGATCTCCCCCTACCGCGAAGCCGGTCTCGACGGCGCGATCCTCGGTTTCGGTGCGAGCGCCGGGCTCCATCTGCTCCGGATCATCACGTCGGGCGTCTTCGATCGCCACCCGCGCCTCCGGCTCGTGGTCGGGCACCTGGGCGAGGCGCTTCCGTTCTGGCTGCACCGGATCGACCACATGCACGCCAAACAGGTCGCCTCCGGACGCTACGAGGCGATCAAGCCGCTCGCGCAGCGTCCCTCGGAGTACTTCCGCTCCCACATCTGGCTCACGACCTCGGGGATGCCCTGGGAGCCGGCGATCCTGTTCACCCGCGAGGTCACGGGTCCGGACCGCGTGATGTACGCGATGGACTATCCGTACCAATTCGAAGCCGACGAGGTCGCAGCACAGGACGCCCTGCCGATCTCGGATGCGGAGAAGGCCGACTTCTTCGAGCACACCGCGCGCCGGGTCTTCAACCTGACGTTCTGAGACGGATGCGGGCGGGCCCGGCGAGGGGACCGCCCGCATCCGTGTGCGTCAGAGCGGGTACTGTCCAGGCTCGCGGCGCATCGTGATCCAGCGGGTCTCGGTGAAGGCGTCGATGTTCGCCTGCGCACCGCCGTGGCGGGATCCCGTACCGGAGGCGCCGACACCGCCGAAGGGCGAGTTCGCCTCGTCGTTGACCGTCTGGTCGTTGATGTGCACGATGCCGGTGGGGATGCGCTTGGCGAGGTCGTACGCCTTCATGGCGTCGCGGCTGACGATCCCCAACGACAGCCCGTAGTCGGTCGCCGCGGCCAGCTCGACGGCCTCGTCGTCGGTCGCGAAGGAGACCACCGAGGCGACGGGGCCGAAGACCTCGTCGCAGTACGCGGCCGCATCCTTCGGCGGATTCGCCAGCACCGTCGGGCGGTAGAACAGCTGCTCGTAGGTACCACCGGCCGCGAGGCGGGCGCCTTGGGCGACGGCGTCCTGCACGAGCGTGTGCACGCGGTCCCGCTGCGTCTCGTCGATGAGGGGTCCGAGGTGCACCTGCCCTGCGGCCGGGTCGCCGACGACCATCGAGTCCGCCTTCGCCGCGAGCTTCGCGACGTACTCGTCGAAGAGCGACTCGTGGACGATGTGGCGGCCGACCGTCATGCAGATCTGCCCCTGGTGCAGGAAGGCGCCCCACGTGGCCAGGTTGACCGCCTGGTCGACGTCGGCGTCCTCGCGCACGAGGAAGGCGGAGTTGCCGCCGAGCTCGAGATGCGCGCGAGTGAGGTGACGGCCGGCGAGCTCTCCGACGGCGCGCCCGGCACGCGTCGACCCCGTGAAGGCGACCACGCGCACGTGCGGGTCGGCCACCATGGCTTCGCCGACCTCGGCGCCGCCGGGGACGAGCTGCAGGATGCCCTTCGGCAGACCGGCCTCCTCGAAGATGCGCACCATCGAGACACCGCCGGTCACGACCGTGCGGGGGTCGGGCTTGAGCAGGACGGCGTTCCCGAGCGCGAGAGCCGGCGCGACCGCGCGGATGCCGAGGATGAGCGGAACGTTGAAGGGCGAGATGACGCCGACGACGCCCACGGGAATCTGCTGGGCGAGCGAGAGGCGCGGCTCCTCGCTGGAGAGGATGGTGCCCAGCGGCGCCGAGGGCAGGGACGACGCCTCATAGCACTCGGCCGCGGTGACGTGCAGGGCGAAGCCTGCGAGCGGCGGGATGGCACCGACCTCGCGGATGTTCCAGCCCATGATCTCTTCCGCGTGCTGTTCCCACAGCTGTGCGGCCTTGCGCAGCACGGCCGCACGGGCCGGATGCGGCGTGGCGGCCCACTCCTGCTGCGCGCGTGCGGCGGATGCGGCGGCTCGCGCGACGTCCGCGGCATCCGCCATCCCGACCTGCACGAGCGTCTCACCGGTGGCGGGCTCGACGGAGGCGATGGCACCGCCCCCACCTTCGACCCATTCGCCGTCGATGTAGATGCGCCCGGCGAAGAGGTCGGGATCGATCAGGGTGGCGGTGTCCTGCGTTGCGGTCGACATCGGTGTCACCTTTCCGGGCTTCCCTGCCCTATACGTGTGAATACATCCTGAGCGACGCGGGGTCCGCGCGCAATGGGAGGGGTGCTCCCGGTTCAGCCCGTCGCACGGGCCAGGCGGTGCGATCTCCGGCCCGGGATGCTCTCCGCCCAGCCGCGCCGGATGACGCCGATCGCGTCCCGCGCGAGGGCGAGACCGTCCGCGTAGGGCGCGCGCCAGATCGAGAGCACATCGGCGGCGCCCCCGGCCAGCGGCCGCGAGAACGCCTCCACGCCCCATCGGCCGCGGTAGCCCGCATCCAATGCCTCCCGCACGAGGGCGGGCACATCCACCGCACCGTGCTCCAGCGGACCGCGGCCCGACTGGCCGAGCTCGAGGTAGCGCAACCGCGGCATCGCGGTACGGACCGCCTGCACGGCATCCGCCTCCTCGATCGCCATGTGGAAGCTGTCCAGGTGCACGCCGAGGTGGGCCGAACCGCTCGCGGCGACGTAGTCCATGGCCTGCGCGGCCGTGTTGATCGCCGCCTCCTCGTAGCGGTTCAGCACCTCGAAGGTCATCTGGACGCCGCGTTCCGCCGCCTCGTCGGCCACCACCCCCACCGCCCGCGCGCTCTCGGCGAGGAGGGCGGGGGCGACGGGCTCCGACGGGCGACCGAAGAGCCCGTAGGGCACCCCGTTCAGCTGGTCGGCCCCGAGCCGCTCGGCGAACCGGACGCTCGCGCGCAGCAGCTCGACCCCCGCCCGACGCACATCGGCGTCGGGCGAGGAGACGTCCGCGTCCGGGGCCTGACCGCACATGGCGATCGGCAGCATCCCGGTGCGCACGAACGCGTCGGCGAGGGCGTCGACGTCGGTGGAGGCGGCATCCAGCGGCGGGAGGACAGCGCGTCGGT is drawn from Microbacterium binotii and contains these coding sequences:
- a CDS encoding amidohydrolase family protein; amino-acid sequence: MKIDAFCHLLPAEYAKRLFAIDDSPVARNIQKRVSGVPALVDMDERFRIMDEFGPDYRQIVNSAAPPLEDLGPTARTVELARIANDGMAELTRDNPDRFAGFCAAVSLSDVDAAIAEAERAFDELGAVGVQIYTHVNGGPMDQERFFPFYEAVAARGDKMIQVHPCRDSSWSDYKTEARSKFEIWWTLGWEYDLSAFMSRLVFSGVFERLPDIKILIHHGGAMIPHFAGRIGPGWDQLGSRTPADQAEDIEGYPLTERPIDAFRRFYVDTAYFGAGDAMRTAIKFFGVDHTLFASDTPFDPEKGPGYIRSTIANLEEMDIIDDADRAEIYHGNVSRLLGL
- a CDS encoding ABC transporter substrate-binding protein, with translation MTFLTLRRTAALAAAALMTLSLAACAGAAEPAGGDETGAPEKANLTIAINPSSQFAPLYYGIEEGIFEKHGLTLEITPQTDVASIVSGVASGTYDFGFATVVHVLTANANGIPLRAVSTIEGQIQPDDEGTITIASPTSGITDYGDLEGKRVATVGLSSHNTLTLWELASRDGVDASSIELVQMPFGQMAAALANGDVDAAVMQWPFAADALSAGGVTLGYNNREIFNGAATTLFNTSQSFIDQNPKTVRAFSDAMIESIEGASADEDAARSALEKGMGVTAEQAAAARWNIGGDPHLTVTGFETARDLLVKFGTDQSLTDALKNLDVDSVVWPGALEN
- a CDS encoding ABC transporter permease is translated as MRGVARERGLAVVLPLLAVAIVLTAWQLATSTALVSPTQFPSMTDSIAALLQELTTPRLWSAVGATLIGWFFGMVITITLGLVVGTALAHSDIARQSAAPVIETFKAIPAIAVLPLVILVAGSTLPMKVFLICFAAFWPFVIQVIYGVRSMDPVVADTAKALGVRGIRRFLVVSIPSASPYLVTGMRIASAQALILAVVAEIVGGAAGVGRNILLAENAGVSAYPTMYAYIIVAGLLGIALTGAFFLLEKRLMHWHESQRNMRLEAKGARA
- a CDS encoding ABC transporter permease; translation: MSRLTTSTVPVPRRRSGPFASRLVGVLLALWLPVVLIAVWWFVSAGSTSPFFPPLSRIVQETWNQWVVYGAWTNLIASVRNLILGYLAGVIIGLVGGTVLWRWRRVRQAANPLIYFLYVLPAPALLPAMIAIFGIGEMRQIALIALGSIWPTLLNTLDGMRGISGTAFDTARVLRLGGIRTFFRVVLPAAAPQIAAGMRASLTIAIVLMVVSEMVAARSGIGYFILQAQAEFAIVKMWTGILVLALLGTVLNYLFVVVERRALRWYYRSRAANGS
- a CDS encoding ABC transporter ATP-binding protein — encoded protein: MSHPTSTVPVLEVEGLRKTYNEGTDQANTAVADVSFEVAKGELVCIVGPSGAGKTTLLRCISGLASPSGGEVRFEGDRLTDVPAELGLVFQDYSRSLYPWMTNAKNVAIPLAARGVGRRERERRAEEVLESVGLAHVGKKYPWELSGGMQQRVAIARALSYRPELLLMDEPFASVDAQTRFDLEDLVLRVRNELGITVVVVTHDIDEAIYLSDRIVVLSKNPSVVREVVPVPLGRTRDQVRTRASEQFLGLRAHLLSLVMPSSAGALS
- a CDS encoding aldehyde dehydrogenase family protein; its protein translation is MSGPGIVAAFPVVDAHSPVELGHLIDAEERAGGTRIEVRNPARVAETVGVVFDGGAAEVTAAVDAAAHAAASWSRSDIADRERLLRRAADVIDEHADRLAVLTARENGSPLATVRAETGAAATVFRAIADAVAERLEPELHRRGADDAYVRVERRGFGVVGCIVPWNAPLVLTANKIAPAIAAGNAVVVKPSPTSPLGVTVLARLVGAVFPPGVVSVVNGTAAAVEALIDDPRVGKVSFTGGGQTARHVLARAAAALKPVHLELGGNDPAIVLADADLTRAAEGIVASAYRRAGQVCFAVKRVYVPRGQHAELSALLAERIDGMRVGESLHPETTMGPLNNAAQLERVRGIVERTRAAGREVRELGRPVSPGEWDGGHFLLPHLVTDARQEDELVRDEQFGPVLPVIAYDDVAQAVTWANDTPFGLASSVWSSDPVASAAVAREIEAGVTFVNSHLFSPEGSRWIPFGGWKQSGMGWEGSPHGIDEYLRFHSVDGHVLTGSRS
- a CDS encoding thiamine pyrophosphate-requiring protein, with amino-acid sequence MTATAAAMLVDTLRRAGVEHVFANLGSDHPALIEALAADRARGERVPRVIVCPHEYTALSAAHGYALATGRPQAVFVHTDVGTANLGGAVHNAARARVPVLIFAGLTPYTLEGEEQGGRDTHVTFLQDVPDQHALVRPYAKWSYDLRTAANVPQVVLRALQLTCSSPAGPVYLTAAREVLAQSAPAPATAVERWPRIAPAAAGADAVRSVVDALAGASRATIVTTSVGRDPDAVARLVALAERWGIGVVEYNAEVLSFPHDHPLHLGDTPAAAVEASDVLIVLDADVPWIPAAVHPDPDARIFVVGDDPLQERIPLWYLPAEALIRADAVTFLDQLLEHAPDAAQAHAARTRRESVAAEASRARAERDERIAADVAERRLSAGSVGATLARLIDAETIVVNEAITAAPDIWRSLPRTLPGTVFGNRGTSLGWSGGGALGLKLAEPDRRVVSIVGDGTFYFSAPSSAASVAARYGLATLTVILDNGGWNATRRNAVRQYPEGVAQRDERFWVGLGREADLPGVARAAGGGWAATVTDFDDLEDTLRTALGHVDSGVAATVAVRLPDISTHDIDEPAAAAERISLP
- a CDS encoding amidohydrolase family protein produces the protein MNADAHRPPYLRIATEEAWAPPEAIALYRDHLARRDLDDVGFNSLMGYFLNSPHPQPRAVVERLQDAAERRIADMDATGIDHQVLALTSPGTQVLPADEAVALAQTANARLGEICQARPGRFSGLGTVSFTDAATDVAELRRAVGEHGLKGLMLNDHVRGDHIDHPRFAPLLRELEDLDVPLYLHPGTPPNAMISPYREAGLDGAILGFGASAGLHLLRIITSGVFDRHPRLRLVVGHLGEALPFWLHRIDHMHAKQVASGRYEAIKPLAQRPSEYFRSHIWLTTSGMPWEPAILFTREVTGPDRVMYAMDYPYQFEADEVAAQDALPISDAEKADFFEHTARRVFNLTF
- a CDS encoding benzaldehyde dehydrogenase, which produces MSTATQDTATLIDPDLFAGRIYIDGEWVEGGGGAIASVEPATGETLVQVGMADAADVARAAASAARAQQEWAATPHPARAAVLRKAAQLWEQHAEEIMGWNIREVGAIPPLAGFALHVTAAECYEASSLPSAPLGTILSSEEPRLSLAQQIPVGVVGVISPFNVPLILGIRAVAPALALGNAVLLKPDPRTVVTGGVSMVRIFEEAGLPKGILQLVPGGAEVGEAMVADPHVRVVAFTGSTRAGRAVGELAGRHLTRAHLELGGNSAFLVREDADVDQAVNLATWGAFLHQGQICMTVGRHIVHESLFDEYVAKLAAKADSMVVGDPAAGQVHLGPLIDETQRDRVHTLVQDAVAQGARLAAGGTYEQLFYRPTVLANPPKDAAAYCDEVFGPVASVVSFATDDEAVELAAATDYGLSLGIVSRDAMKAYDLAKRIPTGIVHINDQTVNDEANSPFGGVGASGTGSRHGGAQANIDAFTETRWITMRREPGQYPL
- a CDS encoding sugar phosphate isomerase/epimerase family protein gives rise to the protein MDLDLACHLSAITPELAPAQLVPVLHDLREMGYRRAVLPPLDAASTDVDALADAFVRTGMLPIAMCGQAPDADVSSPDADVRRAGVELLRASVRFAERLGADQLNGVPYGLFGRPSEPVAPALLAESARAVGVVADEAAERGVQMTFEVLNRYEEAAINTAAQAMDYVAASGSAHLGVHLDSFHMAIEEADAVQAVRTAMPRLRYLELGQSGRGPLEHGAVDVPALVREALDAGYRGRWGVEAFSRPLAGGAADVLSIWRAPYADGLALARDAIGVIRRGWAESIPGRRSHRLARATG